The following is a genomic window from Actinomycetota bacterium.
TGCTGGACATCGCCCGCCGTCACTCGGCGCGCATGGCCGCGGACGGCACGATCTACCACAACGGCAACCTGCAGCGCGAGGTGGCCGCGGCCGTCCCGAACTGGAGGGCGATCGGCGAGAACGTGGGCACCGGGACGAGCGCGGACCACGTCCACGAGCTCTTCCTGCGGTCGCCGAAGCACCGCGAGAACGTGGAGAACCGGGAGTGGAACATCATGGCCATCGGCGCGGTCCGCAGCGCGGACGGCATGTACTACTT
Proteins encoded in this region:
- a CDS encoding CAP domain-containing protein — encoded protein: MRSRRILAVTTIAIVAFMFTAGAASAQEIDSGAEGRQSSLVNNHRASVGSPQLSVHGGLLDIARRHSARMAADGTIYHNGNLQREVAAAVPNWRAIGENVGTGTSADHVHELFLRSPKHRENVENREWNIMAIGAVRSADGMYY